The following are encoded in a window of Solibacillus sp. FSL R7-0668 genomic DNA:
- a CDS encoding sugar phosphate isomerase: MQSVESHYIFYYPFNYRQFHFKELTETLNKNHFYHFRIKQEKMHEALYGPDVQINYQLLEQFYFPFIEEKLLNDRVSLVHFNRFSKDIGETGHMQTKFCNIKFTLHSADINLCPFGIGIIALRIQLHDVPDVTTALSFAHFFRVLLPKIDEELGAQLFLGELPYQHTEQLILEKIAPFLSYFFIDYQRQKASASKMPFFEDERMYVSGFMQVDPTIVLTDELLYRAGQLNGYDETGAAYISSTNPDYIRAFVDEHLYMRWMPDFAIMTTLQSHMQLTTIQDARLDKYLCNFHSISYYNVLIHYFYKMMLLKLAFEHSELKFSKDKDIVEELIEQITKFASRYYFSEVSVRTEGKEMAQFFRKTFRIDAQYREIKETLDELYRIQEDRSTDRLNELIFILTVFSMISGIYGMNLVIDKLDKPFEFSNVWSFTFFEWVAFLLTIVGLAISILLVGNQIRNLLTSYIERKRRARSQ, translated from the coding sequence ATGCAATCTGTGGAAAGTCATTATATATTCTATTATCCATTTAATTATCGGCAATTTCATTTTAAAGAATTAACCGAAACTTTAAACAAAAATCACTTTTATCATTTTCGGATAAAGCAAGAAAAAATGCATGAAGCGCTATATGGACCCGATGTTCAAATTAACTATCAATTATTGGAGCAGTTCTACTTCCCTTTTATTGAGGAAAAATTGCTGAATGATCGTGTTTCGCTTGTTCACTTTAACCGCTTTTCAAAAGATATTGGAGAAACCGGCCATATGCAAACCAAGTTTTGTAATATTAAGTTTACATTGCATAGTGCTGATATTAATTTATGCCCTTTTGGAATTGGTATTATTGCGCTAAGAATTCAACTGCATGATGTTCCTGATGTAACAACCGCATTGTCGTTCGCCCATTTTTTCCGCGTGTTACTTCCTAAAATCGATGAAGAACTTGGTGCACAATTATTTTTAGGTGAGCTACCGTATCAGCATACAGAGCAGCTAATATTAGAAAAGATTGCACCATTTTTATCTTATTTCTTTATTGATTATCAAAGGCAAAAAGCGAGTGCAAGTAAAATGCCATTTTTTGAGGATGAGCGGATGTATGTCAGCGGCTTTATGCAAGTAGATCCTACAATTGTATTAACCGATGAGCTATTATACCGTGCGGGCCAATTGAATGGCTATGATGAAACAGGGGCGGCCTACATTTCAAGTACTAACCCTGATTATATTCGGGCATTTGTCGATGAACATTTGTATATGCGCTGGATGCCAGATTTTGCTATTATGACAACATTACAGAGCCATATGCAACTAACAACGATACAGGATGCACGCTTAGACAAATATTTGTGCAATTTTCATTCAATCTCGTATTATAATGTGCTTATCCACTATTTTTATAAGATGATGCTCCTAAAATTAGCGTTTGAACATAGTGAGTTGAAGTTTTCGAAGGATAAAGATATTGTCGAAGAATTGATCGAACAAATAACAAAATTTGCTTCACGTTACTACTTTTCTGAAGTATCAGTTCGAACGGAAGGGAAAGAAATGGCTCAGTTTTTCAGGAAAACATTTCGTATAGATGCCCAATATCGTGAAATCAAAGAAACGCTCGATGAACTCTATCGCATACAGGAAGATCGTTCGACGGATCGTTTAAATGAATTGATTTTTATTTTAACTGTGTTTAGTATGATTTCAGGTATTTATGGTATGAATCTTGTCATAGATAAATTAGATAAGCCTTTTGAATTTTCGAATGTTTGGTCATTTACATTTTTTGAATGGGTAGCCTTTCTATTAACTATTGTCGGTCTTGCGATATCCATTCTATTAGTTGGGAACCAAATTCGAAATCTATTAACAAGCTATATTGAACGCAAGCGCCGCGCACGAAGTCAATGA
- a CDS encoding transcriptional regulator: MTMFQQGYQVYVKKCEQFGLEPVNFRYYVMQLSSEQLQAYNTYASEMEMEIE, encoded by the coding sequence ATGACAATGTTCCAACAAGGGTATCAAGTATACGTAAAGAAATGCGAGCAATTTGGTTTAGAGCCTGTTAACTTCCGCTATTATGTTATGCAATTATCATCGGAGCAGCTCCAAGCTTATAATACTTATGCATCCGAAATGGAGATGGAAATCGAATGA
- a CDS encoding HAD hydrolase-like protein has translation MKQAIIFDMDGTLFQTNYILEPALAATFDYLREQGLWKGATPIDQYRKIMGVPLTVVWQTLCPEHDKSQHQESNRYFQQALIEQIENGTGSLYEQVEETLNQLAAHYPLYIASNGQMPYLQAIVKQYKLMKWIERVYSIDTVPSGNKSELVANVIRENSITSGFVVGDRASDIKAAQDNGLTAIGVHFDFAQPEELQQADFVVKSFAAIVQKIRA, from the coding sequence AGCGCTAGCCGCAACATTTGACTATCTACGCGAACAAGGACTTTGGAAAGGTGCTACTCCGATTGACCAATACCGCAAAATTATGGGTGTACCATTAACGGTTGTTTGGCAAACATTATGTCCCGAGCATGACAAGTCGCAGCATCAGGAAAGTAACCGTTATTTCCAACAGGCATTAATCGAACAAATTGAAAATGGGACAGGTTCATTGTATGAGCAAGTTGAAGAGACCTTGAATCAATTAGCTGCGCATTATCCCCTATATATCGCAAGCAATGGTCAAATGCCCTATTTACAAGCGATTGTAAAGCAATATAAGTTAATGAAGTGGATAGAACGTGTTTACAGCATCGATACGGTTCCATCTGGTAACAAATCCGAGCTCGTTGCGAATGTCATAAGAGAAAATAGCATTACTTCAGGCTTCGTTGTCGGGGACCGCGCTTCCGATATAAAAGCTGCACAGGATAATGGCTTAACGGCGATTGGTGTACATTTTGACTTCGCACAGCCTGAAGAATTACAGCAGGCGGACTTTGTCGTGAAGTCATTCGCAGCAATTGTTCAAAAAATCCGTGCATAA
- a CDS encoding nucleoside-diphosphate sugar epimerase, whose product MLKIKNIEFMKVLYDDALAQNIFSIANITFSNYETINGALLYWQQNHSKEPYTKTGDYKFFYDLAKAQYFASVKFPKDCELTRDQRQELAYILLEERGAIGTYSFLSKKPKVQFHLKKAFEAILFPSDFDVTHFNSLAILRALEDGDEAVYEMLPYDRAFINSYYSWLHLASQQHHSKLVPYLGYIPFTYLCYANPLLSEQFLIEHLQDVNLEALQHNKSVLTRLTTSFKRYLIDELLKNKKHIHPDFVDQIDDLIESNVFYRSFDIVYLPEADEIPIMDLQYFEYDRGQYKWPGSEHLVKGIPSLKSQKYDRYGDMRLTNNEMDDKFANLSKTQQQLFTAVSELHWINRYKNEINWSYVCQYNEHLTEDFLMAHIKYLDFEALGQNTDIAVNTAFLEKYIHRFNHSKVVPLIIRHLTEDFYLSHKDQIQVNIDVLYKYIESIDLEEFARIESHLKH is encoded by the coding sequence ATGCTTAAAATAAAAAATATAGAATTTATGAAAGTATTGTACGATGATGCATTAGCACAAAATATTTTTTCCATCGCAAATATTACATTTTCAAACTATGAAACAATCAATGGCGCCCTTCTCTACTGGCAACAAAATCATTCAAAAGAGCCCTATACAAAAACAGGTGATTATAAATTCTTTTACGATTTAGCCAAAGCCCAATATTTTGCATCGGTAAAGTTTCCAAAGGATTGTGAGCTTACGCGTGACCAGCGTCAGGAGCTTGCCTATATTTTACTGGAAGAGCGCGGCGCCATCGGAACATACAGCTTTCTTTCAAAAAAGCCAAAAGTTCAATTTCATCTAAAAAAGGCATTTGAGGCCATTCTATTTCCAAGTGACTTCGATGTAACGCATTTTAATTCATTAGCCATCCTTCGCGCATTAGAGGACGGAGACGAAGCCGTTTACGAAATGCTGCCGTATGACCGTGCATTTATTAATTCCTATTATAGCTGGCTGCATTTAGCCTCGCAGCAGCATCATAGCAAATTAGTACCGTATTTAGGCTATATTCCATTTACGTATCTATGCTATGCCAATCCACTATTATCGGAGCAGTTTTTAATCGAGCATTTACAGGATGTCAATTTAGAAGCGCTGCAGCATAATAAAAGTGTATTAACCCGCCTTACAACAAGCTTCAAACGTTATTTAATCGATGAATTATTAAAAAACAAAAAGCATATTCATCCGGATTTTGTGGATCAAATAGATGATTTGATCGAAAGTAATGTTTTTTATCGCTCATTTGATATTGTGTACTTACCTGAAGCAGATGAAATACCGATTATGGACTTACAATACTTCGAGTACGACCGAGGACAATACAAATGGCCGGGCAGTGAGCATTTAGTAAAAGGAATTCCCTCATTAAAAAGTCAAAAATACGACCGCTATGGTGATATGCGCCTGACAAACAATGAGATGGACGACAAGTTTGCTAATCTGTCAAAGACCCAGCAACAATTATTTACAGCCGTATCCGAATTACACTGGATCAATCGCTACAAAAACGAAATCAATTGGTCGTATGTCTGTCAATATAATGAACATTTAACGGAAGATTTTTTAATGGCCCATATCAAATATTTAGATTTTGAAGCACTTGGTCAAAATACAGATATTGCGGTCAATACAGCATTTTTAGAAAAGTACATTCATCGTTTCAACCATTCGAAAGTAGTGCCATTAATTATTCGCCATTTGACGGAGGATTTCTACTTGTCGCATAAGGACCAAATCCAAGTCAATATCGATGTGCTTTACAAATATATCGAAAGCATTGATTTAGAGGAGTTTGCCCGCATTGAAAGTCATTTGAAACATTAA
- a CDS encoding transcriptional regulator: MMDYRIGFENYKEACERHHLEPVNFHYFLINLSQDQLSAYHTHALEKRGKSELANL; this comes from the coding sequence ATGATGGATTACCGAATCGGCTTCGAAAATTATAAAGAAGCTTGCGAGCGACATCATTTAGAGCCCGTTAACTTCCATTATTTCCTTATCAATTTATCGCAAGACCAATTATCTGCTTATCATACTCACGCGCTTGAGAAAAGGGGGAAATCCGAACTTGCAAATTTATAA
- a CDS encoding methyl-accepting chemotaxis protein, producing MNKEHNNSKTMLIITTFVVVLSIFTHLLHRQFHFLDGYLLLQGITNVTGGLYFMMNMLLVIPLILIGVTIWLYRIQHGAQQLFMTLTLTFSSISIIAGGDGLTEYHFSIFMVLAMIASFQQIKYIIISTVIFAVHHLSGYFFFPQLLCGTEDYSFSLLMIHAIYLVMTAVSTSIVILSTRKVETRLAADNALAEQQMQQLLRLIHEESHHLQALSGQIAIDSAASADSSLNITKALAKFQKNAETEAHSLNISVRQNEESIVQLASIHERTEKVTHHAKNGLERVTLGKEKVTAVTNQMLVITDTITSIKHLIENLEAHSKDISNSLMVVHKISEQTKLLALNASIEAARAGEAGKGFSVVASEIRNLASSTQESVVKMDNVLEGIQLQIGNVAQKMNTGMEEVYKGNQFIRESEYAFETIYKTISILEQDIDHISTATKDVVNQTQSSLAVFHEIAQMNEQSLHTVRVITDSAHQQHTASQSLEQVITQLNGVTAQLKSLTDQVHP from the coding sequence TTGAATAAAGAACACAACAACTCCAAAACGATGCTGATTATCACGACATTTGTTGTCGTATTATCCATCTTTACTCATTTATTACACCGTCAATTTCATTTTTTAGACGGCTATTTATTACTGCAAGGCATTACGAATGTTACAGGTGGCCTGTATTTTATGATGAATATGCTACTTGTTATTCCACTCATTTTAATAGGAGTTACGATTTGGCTATACCGAATTCAGCACGGTGCACAGCAATTATTCATGACACTCACGTTAACATTTAGTAGTATTTCCATCATTGCTGGTGGGGATGGTTTAACAGAATATCATTTCTCCATTTTTATGGTGTTGGCCATGATCGCCAGTTTTCAACAAATAAAGTACATTATTATCAGTACGGTTATTTTTGCTGTTCATCATTTATCTGGGTATTTTTTCTTTCCGCAATTATTATGTGGGACTGAGGACTATAGCTTTTCACTGCTCATGATTCATGCCATTTACTTAGTGATGACGGCTGTTTCTACAAGCATTGTTATCCTATCTACTCGCAAAGTGGAAACACGTTTAGCGGCGGATAATGCACTAGCAGAGCAACAAATGCAACAATTATTGCGTCTCATTCATGAAGAAAGTCATCATTTACAAGCGCTATCTGGACAAATTGCCATCGATTCTGCTGCATCGGCGGATTCAAGTCTTAATATTACAAAGGCATTAGCAAAATTTCAGAAAAACGCAGAAACAGAAGCGCATTCATTGAACATCAGTGTACGTCAAAACGAGGAAAGTATCGTACAATTAGCAAGCATTCATGAACGCACCGAAAAGGTAACGCATCATGCGAAAAATGGCCTTGAAAGGGTCACACTAGGGAAAGAAAAAGTAACCGCTGTAACAAACCAAATGCTTGTCATTACAGATACCATTACATCGATTAAGCATCTGATTGAAAATTTAGAAGCCCATTCGAAGGATATTTCTAATTCCTTAATGGTTGTACATAAAATATCTGAACAAACAAAGCTATTGGCACTCAATGCATCGATTGAAGCTGCTCGTGCGGGAGAGGCAGGGAAAGGTTTCTCAGTTGTGGCAAGCGAAATTCGAAATTTGGCATCAAGCACACAAGAGTCGGTGGTTAAAATGGACAATGTATTGGAAGGAATTCAGCTTCAAATTGGGAATGTCGCACAAAAAATGAATACCGGTATGGAAGAAGTTTATAAGGGGAATCAGTTTATCCGTGAAAGTGAATATGCTTTTGAAACAATCTACAAGACTATTTCAATATTAGAGCAGGATATCGATCATATTTCAACTGCTACAAAGGATGTCGTCAATCAAACGCAATCATCTTTAGCTGTATTCCATGAAATTGCACAAATGAACGAGCAATCCCTTCATACGGTTCGTGTCATTACCGATTCTGCCCATCAGCAACATACCGCTTCGCAAAGTTTAGAGCAGGTAATTACCCAATTAAACGGCGTCACTGCTCAACTAAAATCATTAACAGATCAAGTGCATCCCTAA
- a CDS encoding tyrosine recombinase XerC, producing MKLPKYLRDFLIYLTTITGKSPRTRKEYEYDLILFLRFIKAIEQDLDMKNIHKIDISDVTIDSIKELALEDLYLFMEYCEVQRGNSAASRARKVATLKSFFKYLKGKRRLLEENPAEHLETPKIGKRQPVYLNFQEAQQFIGAVDYQHHSSRDYCMMVFFLNLGIRVSELCSLNLHSINDRMLTVIGKGDKERQVYLNDACLTALENYLLERKPYKGEGPEPLFVSQKGTRFARQTIAKIVKQINQNSVTPKEKLTPHKLRHTSATMMYKAGADIRSLQAILGHSSVATTQIYTHIEDEQIQEVLKNNPFNSL from the coding sequence ATGAAACTGCCAAAATATTTACGAGACTTTTTAATTTACTTAACGACGATTACCGGGAAATCTCCTCGTACTCGAAAAGAATATGAATATGATTTAATTTTATTTTTGCGTTTTATTAAAGCGATCGAGCAGGACCTTGATATGAAGAACATACATAAGATTGATATTTCTGACGTGACGATTGATAGCATCAAAGAATTAGCGCTGGAGGACTTATATTTATTTATGGAATATTGTGAGGTGCAGCGTGGCAATTCGGCAGCATCGCGTGCACGCAAGGTTGCTACATTAAAGTCCTTTTTCAAATATTTAAAAGGGAAACGGCGCTTACTGGAGGAGAATCCTGCTGAACATTTAGAAACCCCGAAAATTGGGAAACGACAGCCGGTCTATTTGAATTTCCAAGAAGCGCAGCAATTTATCGGGGCCGTTGATTATCAGCATCATAGCTCACGTGATTATTGCATGATGGTGTTCTTTTTGAATTTAGGCATCCGTGTTTCCGAGCTTTGTTCCTTGAATCTTCATTCGATAAATGATCGGATGCTGACAGTTATCGGAAAAGGGGATAAAGAACGACAAGTGTATTTGAACGATGCCTGTTTGACTGCGCTTGAAAATTATTTGCTGGAGCGCAAACCCTATAAAGGGGAAGGACCAGAGCCGCTATTTGTTTCACAAAAGGGAACACGTTTTGCACGCCAAACGATTGCCAAAATCGTCAAGCAAATCAACCAAAATAGCGTGACACCAAAGGAGAAACTAACACCGCATAAGCTGCGACATACCTCGGCGACAATGATGTATAAAGCAGGAGCAGATATCCGGAGCTTGCAAGCAATTTTAGGGCACTCCAGCGTTGCAACAACACAAATTTATACACATATTGAAGATGAGCAAATTCAAGAAGTATTAAAAAACAATCCATTCAATAGTTTATAA
- a CDS encoding rRNA methyltransferase — protein MWKIHNGKLIQTADESRMRYKTRISASLLEQLKQMAETHDTHISYLLENGYSNLLEAGVISFNKKNRPKDRIEFRTTCDKELLQCLKDFAHAKDLNLNDCIEASVAYINVNDVKHAHWRYRIER, from the coding sequence ATGTGGAAAATACATAACGGAAAACTTATTCAAACTGCGGATGAATCGCGCATGCGTTATAAAACCCGCATTAGCGCAAGTCTACTCGAGCAGCTTAAGCAAATGGCCGAAACACATGATACCCATATTAGCTACTTGCTCGAAAATGGCTATAGTAATTTACTTGAAGCTGGTGTCATTAGCTTTAATAAAAAAAATCGTCCCAAAGATCGCATTGAATTCCGTACAACATGTGATAAGGAGCTTTTGCAATGCCTAAAAGACTTTGCACATGCAAAGGACTTAAATTTAAATGATTGCATTGAGGCGAGCGTCGCATATATTAATGTTAATGATGTTAAGCATGCCCATTGGCGTTATCGTATTGAACGTTAG
- a CDS encoding sensor domain-containing protein, with product MQKMTDSKILESMEFTYEQLVDLKAALDKTSIVAVTDKKGLILQVNDQFCEISKYSREELIGQDHRILNSGYHPKSFFKEMWRVIGNGETWQADVCNRAKDGSLYWVKTTIVPFLGQNGKPERYISIRTDITAQKNIKKIAHIAYHDDLTGLPNRRSLSKRIENEISNGLRNKNQFAVFFFDVNRFKNINDSLGHKIGDLFLIELARRLTEIDTQSNSFYRLNGDEFVYILEDVKLVNEMAEKILDVFKASFVFDEYEFYASVSLGISVYPDHGENVSKLLKTADVAMYAAKAKKGNSFSVYKKLMRGSNDQFLILETKLHKALRENIFELRFQPTYNLQSGKIIGTESIIYWHDEDYGEMNPVEFLPFAAQCGLIIEIDQYTLKHTIQQMAQLKPYVADDFKISVDLSTDYLKDTNFIVDLTTYLEETQLEPHYIEIEISELSLLDTDLQLYDKINQLHEMGISISVDDFGMGYSSLSYLREIPINLLKIDQSFTHELNLVPANAKMVAAIISLANALNIQVVATKVENGEDLAILKELNCAFVQGLYLNDPLPLQELIAFIAKH from the coding sequence ATGCAAAAAATGACCGATTCGAAAATTCTTGAATCAATGGAATTTACATATGAGCAGCTTGTCGATTTAAAGGCTGCACTTGATAAGACATCAATTGTTGCAGTAACAGATAAAAAAGGGCTCATTCTACAAGTAAATGATCAATTTTGCGAGATTTCGAAATATAGCCGTGAAGAGCTCATCGGCCAAGACCACCGCATTTTAAATTCTGGCTACCACCCGAAATCATTTTTCAAAGAAATGTGGCGTGTGATTGGGAATGGGGAAACGTGGCAAGCCGATGTATGCAACCGTGCAAAAGATGGCTCGCTCTATTGGGTAAAAACGACCATTGTTCCGTTCCTTGGCCAAAATGGAAAACCAGAACGCTATATCTCCATCCGAACAGATATTACAGCCCAAAAGAACATCAAGAAAATTGCACATATCGCCTATCATGATGATTTAACAGGCTTACCGAACCGACGTAGTCTTTCAAAACGCATTGAAAACGAAATTTCAAATGGTTTACGCAATAAAAATCAATTTGCGGTATTCTTCTTTGATGTAAATCGTTTTAAAAATATTAATGACAGCCTTGGGCATAAAATCGGCGACTTATTTTTAATTGAATTGGCGAGACGTTTAACAGAAATCGATACACAATCAAACTCTTTCTACCGGTTAAATGGTGACGAATTTGTATATATTTTAGAGGATGTCAAACTTGTAAATGAGATGGCAGAGAAAATTTTGGATGTCTTTAAAGCAAGCTTTGTCTTCGATGAATATGAATTTTATGCGAGCGTCAGCCTTGGGATTAGTGTGTATCCGGATCATGGAGAAAATGTATCGAAGCTATTAAAAACCGCAGATGTTGCGATGTACGCAGCGAAAGCGAAAAAAGGCAATAGCTTTAGTGTCTATAAAAAATTAATGCGTGGTTCGAATGACCAGTTTTTAATATTAGAAACGAAGCTGCATAAAGCATTACGTGAAAACATTTTTGAACTACGTTTCCAGCCAACCTATAATTTACAATCAGGCAAAATCATTGGAACCGAATCAATTATTTATTGGCATGATGAGGATTATGGTGAAATGAATCCGGTGGAGTTTCTACCATTTGCAGCACAATGTGGCTTAATTATAGAAATTGATCAATATACATTAAAACATACAATCCAACAGATGGCACAGCTCAAACCATATGTGGCGGATGATTTTAAAATTTCAGTGGATTTATCTACGGATTATTTAAAAGATACGAACTTTATTGTTGATTTAACGACGTATTTAGAGGAAACTCAGCTCGAGCCTCACTACATTGAAATCGAAATTTCGGAGTTAAGCTTATTAGATACAGATCTACAATTATATGATAAAATCAATCAATTACATGAAATGGGTATTTCCATTTCCGTTGATGATTTCGGTATGGGCTATTCATCACTGAGCTATTTACGTGAAATTCCGATTAACCTACTAAAAATCGATCAATCCTTCACACATGAACTAAATCTTGTGCCAGCTAACGCTAAGATGGTTGCGGCCATTATTTCATTGGCAAACGCACTGAACATACAAGTAGTTGCGACCAAAGTCGAGAATGGGGAAGACTTAGCCATTTTAAAAGAGTTAAACTGTGCATTCGTACAAGGCTTATACTTAAATGATCCACTCCCATTACAAGAGCTTATCGCATTCATAGCTAAACATTAA